One Triticum dicoccoides isolate Atlit2015 ecotype Zavitan chromosome 3B, WEW_v2.0, whole genome shotgun sequence genomic window, TAATAAGGTTTGGTCGACTCCGGTGAAGGAGGGGTGATGGTGATGACATATGCATTTGACTTGCTCTAGTGGTTTAGTCGTTTCTAGGTGGTCCATGACCATGAACATTGTTATATTTTTGTCACTTCCGATGCCTTTTTAACTGTCATGACATATTATAAATAGATTACGAATAGATCAAAATCGAAAGGGTTGGGCGAATCgaaagaaataaaataaatcatGCGCTTGATGCATAGTTTTTTTTAGGCAGGCTTGATGTATAGGTGGTCTCATATTTCAACGAGTACAGTTAATTAGCGAGTACTTCGTGAACACTTCATTAATTTGAGCGTGAACACGAGAACTAACAAGTAACAGTACAGGCAACCATGCAAGCACCTCACTCACAAGTCACAACAGCAAGCCACATACCGACTCAAGTACGTAGTTACGTACATCGAACACCACAATTTGTGGAATCACACCCAAAGGACCCGATCGAGCAGATCATACGAGCGGCAACTTACCGCACGTATGTCTGCACTCTGTCTGCAGTCGGCACCGGAGTACGCCGCAATCAGCCAATCAGCACGGGCTGGCCTCGACGACCTCGATGGCCCCGGCAGGCTCGGGCATGGtcacggcggcaacggcggcgccGACCCTGGGCACAGTGACGGTGAGCTGCGCGCCCCCGTCGTCCATGGCGGCCCTGACCTGGCCCAAGGCGGCGTCGTCGGGGAGGTGGAACCTGCCGAAGAAGGTGGCGACGCTGCGCTCGATGTGGTGGCGCGCCTCGCTCTTGGCCTCCCTCCGCAGGCACCGCTCGCCGGCGATGACCAGCACCTtgccgtcctcctccacctccaccttgaCCTCCTCCTTGGTGACACCGGCGGGGAGCCTGGCGCTGAAGACGTAGGCGTCCGCCGTCTCCCGGGTCTCGATGTAGGTGTCGGCGAACGCCGTGGTGTCGCTGGCCAGCCAGGCGTCGGTGCCGCTGGACGCCGTGGTGCCGAAGATGGTGCCGAAGGGGTTCCACGAGTCCATGGCCAGGGTGTCGAAGAACCTCACCAACGACATCCTCTCGTGCCGGATATGTATGTAGCTGTGTACCAAATGCTATCTAGCTAGCTCGTTTCCTCTTGTGAGTGCTAATGGCGAGGCGCCGGCTATATATGGACGACGAAAGTATACACTTGCCACCTACTTTGCCTTGCGCCTTCCCGCGGAGCTGCACCTGTCTCTGTAGCTTGACTTGTCCTTGCGCTTGCGGGAGTAATGTGAAGTGAACAGGTCAGTTTCGTTGCTTTGCGCATGGACTCATATGGGACGATCACGAGAAATCCGAGCAACGGTGAAAGCAGACCCGATGCACCTAAAGAACACATTGAAAATTATCAAAAGAAATCCTTATTTTACTGCATCATGCCCGGTTGGAAAAAAAGAACACCATTTTACGCCAAAATATATCGCACGTGAAGCTAAAAAATTGAGTTACAAACGGTCCTCCCCGGCACAACTTTTCCGGACCAGTCCGATGGCGACGTCGCCCAAATTTGTTCGCATATCCTCGTCACCTCGCTTCGGACGCGAGCTAGGCTTCGCGGCCGATCGGGTGTGGGGCAACATGTCGCACGGTCGACGTCGTCGAGTTATGGGCTCGATGGGTGATCCGTTCACACTCTTTCTCACTCACACGTTGTTGTTGTGCCGTCGACGAGAAAGATCGTGTCGTGTGCAAGGCCGGCCACGTATGTATACTGTATAGTACGTGCCGCACCCTTAATTGATTAGCTAGCTTGTGTTGTGATCCCCATCGACGTTGAGGTAACGATGGCTCAACAGTTGTACTACTTGTTGGTGTGGTCTGCGTATTCTTAAGCGGTTGTACGCACGATTATAGCCTCTAGCTTCCTGTTACATTTGGTGAGTCCTCCATGTTCTTGTTACATTTAGAAAAGGGAGAGCTTCTCATTAGTTCTCTGAGCCGTATCAGATTCAAAGCTTCTGCGTCACCACGTTTCGATTTTCAACCTTGCTGTTGTACAGCGTTGTGCCCTTGACTGGTGGACGTACGTGTCCGCTGCACTGGAGCTGCAGTCATAATATAGTCCAATCTACACTAGATTCTAGAGTGCTTTTCTAGCTACCACACGTGCACCGTGCATCTTTCAAGCCAAATATGAGGTCGTCAGACGTCCCCGTTTTTCTCCGCCGTGAACTGTGGATTGTCGATCCGACCCCGACGACACGTACGTCCGTGATTCGCCTCGCTTCCATTGACACCAACGTCGGGTTTAATCTCCTTTTCGAAACGagaaagggagaaggaaaagttTTGGGCCACGCAAAAAATTCCGGTCCCAACAGACATGTTATGCCGACTACTCGACGACAAGTACCCATCAGCATTCAGCAGCAACCGCTACGTCCTCATCCGGCAAGCAATTTCTTCCTTCTTCATTAACACGCAGTTCAgacttcaagagagagagagagagagagagagagagagagagagagagagagagagagagagagagagtgctgcGGTGAAGATAATCCTTCTTGACTTTTTAATCGCTTGGCTAGAGTTTGGTGCATGCGTGGTGTGCGGCTGGTGCCATCCGGAGTTGAATTGAATGAATCTTGGACAGAGCACAACACGTAGTACGCACTGTCCTACTCGTGAGAGATTTTTCCAGATCGAACTGAATTCCAAAGTCTCTTTGTAGCTACGCCAAGAGAATAGTCACTGCGCGTCAATCAGTTCCGATGGAGGTTTTATATTTGGCGTGGTGTCTTAGCAGCGAAGGAAAGAATTAATTTCTACATAGTACATAGTATTCGTTAGGCGAAAAGGGAAATTTTTCATATCAATTGCCAAATCATCAATCTATCAGCAAAAGTAGTAAGAAagcagagagaagaatccatcggcTTCAACAAATAAGGAGATGTGTGGTTTCAGAGTGACTTCTTCACGGAAATCACAGCGGCCGCAAGCCCGCAAGTCCTTTTCTCCCCTTGTTATTAGTTCTCCTTTTGTATTAAAAAGGAGTACCGAGTATTTCCTTATTCAAAAACACAAAATATTTTCTATTTTTAATTTATTATAATAAAATTAATAGAAAGCTTTTTTGAGAAACAGTAAAAAGAAAATATTAATTCAAGATTTACGGAAACAAAAAAAAAATACAAGTTATAGGCCGTGCTAAGTGAGGCCCACGAAGAAGTGCTTTATCGAGAGTCCAGGTTTAATCTCCATCGctgttttttcttttagaaagatatTCGAAAGTATTAATTAAGGAATACTTCATTCAAAGATCACTCTCACCTCCTCAGTTTATGACAAATAGCGCACTAGAGAGTTTTACCATTTTTCGtacatccgtttattcaaaacgttttatctcttaaaacgTGCATCCAAATCTTAAACCGTTTCCCCCATTGGTTTCctcacgtcgagatcttcaaaaaccagatcccatgttgataggttttgacgaaaaaaattcataaaaaaaacgTACGAAAAAATAGGAtggaaaaccgaaccgggagcgcaaaaacacaaccgtgcctctcgcagaagcaaaaccatgCCACCCGCCTTTTTTTCGTTTCAGAGTGGCACGGCCGTGACtcgcgcgaaagcacaaccgtgcctctcgcggaaggaaaaaacagaaaacgcgtttttttcgtttccgagaggcacagctGTGAGGATCCCAGGCGATCGTTGTGAGGATCCCGATGTCTCGTGGTGGCTACGCGAAGAGAATAGTCACTGCGCGTCAATCAGTTCTGATGGAGGTTCTATATTTGGTGTAGTGTCTTAACAGCGAAGGAGAGAATTAACTAGTACATAGTATTCGTTAGGCCAAAAGGGAAATTTGTCATATCAATTGCCAAATCATCAATCAAACAGCAAAAGTAGTAAGAATACAGATAGAAGAATCCGTCGGCTTGAACAAATAAAATTAGTATAAAGGAAAGATTAATTCAGGATTTATGAAAACAAAAAATACGCATTGTAGTGGGCCGTGGAGAATGAGGGCAAATGAAGAAGGGCTTCAAGGGTCAAGAAGGTTGAAAAAGGAGCACCTCTTGCCCGCGGGGGCCATGTCTCGCCCGTCGTGAAACGTAGCTCCGGCTCGCTTCTGGTGATCATGCTACTGGGCCAGCCATTAATGTAGCAGCGGCGCAAGTTGTTTTACTGTGTCGTTTCTTAAAGGGTTTTCACTATTTGGGTGGTTTCTTCTGTTTTCTCTGTgggttttcattttttttcctttttttcttcaagTTTTCTTTGTTCCTTTCCTGGTTCTCATCTGTTTTCATTGGTACTGTTCTTTTTCTTCAACACATGTCTAATTTTTATACGCATTGTACATTTGTCGCATACATCAAGAACATTCTTCTATACATGTTTAACGTTTTTTAAATATATGACTAACATTTTTTCAGATATACATTTCGATGTCTATTTTCATAAATAATTTCCAAATACATGtatttgaatatttttcaaatacgtGTTAAACAACTTTTAAATACATGTTCTAACATTCTATTGAATGATACAACTATTTTTTTCAAACGATGCGAACATTTTTTTACAATATATAAATATATTCTAATAATGTCACAAATAAGTTTTTTGAAACACATGAACATTTTGTAAAATGTAATTTATATTATCTAAATGGTATGAAACTATTGTTTGACACAAACATTTTATTTCGTTTTAGTACTTTTTTCAAACACGTCAGATACATTTGTTTGACACGCAAAAGCATTTCCCAAATGTCATAAACATTTATTCATGGTATCAAGTTCTTTTAAATACACTAACAAATAATTTACATTGTGTTAAAATTATTTAAAAATATAAGAACATTATGGTTTTTGAAATATATATGTTTGTTTTTGAAAAATGTAAAAACAAACAATAAAAACGAGCAAAAACTGTGCATGTACCTGGGTTATGGGCTGACTCACTTGGGGCACCCTTCATGCGAGATGGGCTTGTTTCTTGCTGTGGGCGAGACTCAGCCGCACCACCACTTGCCTCAAGCAAGCGTAAATCTTGTGTCACGTAAATATCGTGTGGACTTCTCAACTCGTCGATCGAACATTTAGGCCATGTTCGAAAACCCTCCAGCTCTCAGCCCCGCCAACTTTGTAGGCAAGGCTGACCGAGCGGTCTATCTCCGTCGAGTGATATGTGTGGGGACGGGGTCTAAACTATGGTGCACCATAAATCAAGTTTGAAGAAGAAATGATATGTAAAGTTATGAAATACTCCTACCCACCATGCCACCGGTAAGTGGTTGATCGCTCTCTCTCATAGTCTTCTTCTCCCTTTGACGACCTCTCTCTCAATGACCTCTCATCACCTTGCGTCGCCTTTTGGGCTCCCTCACCGCCATTTCCAATTGTTGTGCTTGAAGCGGAGTTCTGAGTCTGAGATCAGCAGATGACCATGTTTTTTGGTGACATTTTCTTCGGGATCGTGCCATCGTAAGATCCACCTTCTAGGGCCGCGTTGTCTCATAATCAACCATAGGAGCTACCGACATACCCATCGACACCAACATTCGCTCACCCACCTGGTTTTCTTAATTCCTAAGCCAGGCTTGACCGGAGTTATCTGGCCATGTTGGCTCATCCCACATCCTTCAGGCTGTGTCGGGTCATGGCTCGTCTTCGGGCCTCGTGTCATGCCAGATAAGCATAGCTCAAGTCCCATCATTAAACGGAGCATAAAGGAAAGCTCCAGCCAATGGCTAAAGAAAAATCAAGCACACATTGGAGCAAGGAACATAGTCGCTAGATGAAGAAGCTCTAGATAGAGCAAAAGCAAGCTTACCAACTAGAAACCAGAGTTCTTGTGTGAACTCGAAGAGGCAGATGATGTGGTGCATGATAATTTTAATATTGTTATTGCTGCTATGCAGCGGATCCAACTGCCCCAATGACGTCGTGAGCTCCACATGTGTTGCCATTGGTGAAGGTAATTGCGCATGCGTTTTTCGGCCCCCGACCGCCTGCCGTCTCCAGCCACCCCACCAATCTTGGTAGAAATCCTAGCATCCCTCCACTCTTAAATGGGTATGATTCTGCAACGGGCTATCAGCCCATACTAGTCACTAGTATCCAGAGCGACGCAGCCCAACGTTTCTTGGTTTGCTGGATTTGGCACGCCCGCGGCGAAAGGAGGGGTCCTAATTGACACATTTTGGTTCAATTAGCCGTCCGTTCGCACAAATAGGGAAGCAAACAATCTTTCTGGGCTCACCCATTTGGGTACTTCCATATGTTTGCGAAACTTTTGAGTGTTTCCTGTTCGGTTTCATAGGTTtggagaaccttctagaaggttccggacagTTTATTTCggcctttccttttcttctttaacACTTTTTTGCCTTTTCCTTTTTCCTTACACTTCATTTATTtttgaaaatgttcaaaaatttAGATGAAAGCCGAAATTTGAAAAATTCGTATGCAAATCTTTTAGAGAATACATATTTTTATTTTGAAAAATCACGTTTGAAAAATTCACAAAACTttagaatttcaaaaaatatttatgaTTATAACAAATGGGTGGAAATTTAGACTTTTTAGAAATGTataaaaaaatttggaattttcaAAAATGTGCACTATAAAAAAATGTTTGTATTTAAAAAGTATCagaaaatattattatttttataaatTGTTCGTattgttcaaaaaatgttcgctaTTTTCACAAAATGTTGACAGATTTTTTCAATAATGTAAATTCTCAAAGATAATTGTTTCCCATGTTTTGTACCTGCTAAGAAAACGGACATAGAAAAATCACCACTACATTATCTGGAAGCTATATTATCCTTTTCAAAGAAATGGTGCTAAAGTAGTTGAAGTTCAGTGATGTTTGCTATAGTGCCCATCACTGGGCTGGCTGAGTCGGGCCGCAATGGTTGCGTGCTAATGGGGGACCTCAGGCGACAAATAT contains:
- the LOC119274534 gene encoding 17.9 kDa heat shock protein 2-like; the encoded protein is MSLVRFFDTLAMDSWNPFGTIFGTTASSGTDAWLASDTTAFADTYIETRETADAYVFSARLPAGVTKEEVKVEVEEDGKVLVIAGERCLRREAKSEARHHIERSVATFFGRFHLPDDAALGQVRAAMDDGGAQLTVTVPRVGAAVAAVTMPEPAGAIEVVEASPC